Part of the Aquimarina sp. TRL1 genome, ATACATCGAAAAAAAACTCACGATAAGTCGTGAGTTTTTTGCTTTATAAGCTTTTTTTACTAATTATGTTGAAAATAAAATTATTAAATATGGAAGAAACTATGTTGGTTGATATTGTGGGGTATTTTGCTTCATTTATGGTCTTAATATCATTTTTGATGAAAAACATAAAAACCTTACGATTGGTTAATTCTATTGGCTGTATAGCGTTTATTGTCTATGGGGTTTTGTTGAATTGGTCATTGCCTATTATAATAACCAATGCTGCAATTGTGCTGATTAATATTTATTACCTTTTTGTTAAGAAAGCATAAGAAATTTGAAGAAGAATAGTTTTATTTTATAATAAAAGAAGGTTCATGGATCAAAAATAAACAGGAAAGATACCTGCTCATGAGTAACTAAATAAAAACAAATAAGATGGAAAATAATTTGAGCTGGAAAGAGTTTATACATGTGGAAATGAGAGTAGGAACTATTATCAGTGCAGAAGAATTTAAGGAAGCAAGAAATCCTGCTTATAAACTGATTATCGATTTTGGGGATTATGGGACAAGGAAAACATCTGCACAGATTACTGATTTTTATTCGCCGGATCAATTAATAGGAAGGCAGGTGGTGGCAGTTATTAATTTTCCGCCAAAACAAATTGCCAATATGATGAGCGAATGCCTCGTCTTGGGCGCTGTAAATGAGCGTAAAGAAGTAACATTATTACATCCGGATATGAAGGTAAAAAATGGAGAAAGGATTGGATGAACGTATTTTTTTAATAGACTGATAATAAATAAAATGAACTCAAGGGGGATAGAGGTCAAAAAAATAATACCGGAAGATTGGAATTTCTGATAAGAAAGATAAGAAGACATTTTATGTCTTTTAGTGGGATTGGTACTTCTGTAAGGTTCGTTGCAGATATGATCGTCACTAAAGTAATAGCTCTTTTGCTTGGAACAGAAGGAATGGCTCTGTTAGGAAACCTAAAGAATGCGGTGACCTCTATGAAGACCATAGCTACTTTGGGATTGTTTGATGGGGTGGTCCAAAAAGTATTAGTAGTTAAAGATGATAAAGAAGAAATGAAAGCACTGTTATCCAGTGCATACTTCATTTGTTTTGTAGTTACGATGGTATTATCTGCCTGGTTGTACTTTGATCCTGTTTTTTGGAATGATGTAATTTTTGGGAAGCCATACGATTTCTCTTATATTTTTAAACAGCTTGGTATCGCATTATCATTCTATGGGGTTAATGTCTTGTGTACTTCTATTGTTAAAGGGTTTTCTAAATACAAAGTATATATATTACTCAACATGGTAGGGAGTCTTTTAGGACTGTTTATTACGCTTATATTGGTTTGGGAATTTCGATTAGAAGGAGCTTTTATAGCGATAGTGTTAAATCCTGCAATCTCATTATTTGTAACCATCGTAATTATATCGAATCAAAAGAATTTTGCAAAGCTCCTTTGGGCGAACAGAATTTCTAAAAAATATATCAAGCAATTAGCTCCTTATGCAATCATTGGGATTCTGTCAGGAGCTATCTTTCCTTTTGTGAAGATTAATATCAGAAATCAGATTGCATCCTTATACGGAATGAAAACCGCAGGGTATTGGGAAGCAATGCAGCAAATAAGTGATCACTATTGGTTGTTTTTTATAGGAAGTCTCACAGTGTATATCTCTACAAAGCTGAGAGTGCGTTATGCAAAAGATACTTTTAGAGATGTAGTAGAGGCGTATCTAAAAGAAATTATGCCTTTTGTCGCAGGTTGTTTTCTAATTATTTTTGTGTTCAAAAAAGAAATTATCTCATTCGTACTATCTGTTGATTTTATGCCGATGGAAGCTGTTTTTAAATGGCAGTTAATAGGGGATTTCTTAAAAATGATAACTCTTGTTTTTTCATATCAATTGGTTGCTAGAGGATGGTTTATGCAGTATGTTGTAATTGAACTGATTTCTGTAGCTATATTTTATGGGAGTAGTGTATTCTTAATAAACGAATATAGTTTTGTAGGAGGGGCAATGGCGTATACACTGTATGCAGCGTGTACCTTTCTTTTCACAGTATTACTGTTTAAAGATGTATTTATCATTCGAAAAAACTAAAACTAACAAGATCGAGGATTACCGAGACGACTAACCTTTTCTTTGAACTACTTCAAATACCTTATTTCCATCGCATTTTAATGTTTTGGAAGGGTATTTTAACAGCAAAGCATAATCATGGGTGGCCATCAATATTGTATTCCCCTGTTTATTGATGTCCTGCAATACCTCCATTACTTCTACAGAGGTTTGAGGATCTAAATTCCCGGTGGGTTCATCCGCAAGAATTAATTCGGGATCGTTTAGCAAAGCTCTTGCAATAGCTACGCGTTGTTGCTCCCCTCCGGATAATTGATAAGTGAACTTGTTTCCTGAGTCCTTCATGTCTACTTTGCTTAAGACTTCATCTATTTTACTATTCATCGCTTTTTGATCCACCCATCCAGTAGCTTTGAGAATAAACAAAAGATTCTCTTTTACGGTACGATCATTCAGGAGTTTGAAATCCTGAAAAACAATCCCTAGTTTTCTTCTCAAAAAAGGAATTTGTTTTTCTTTTAATGCTCTCAGATCAAAATCAACAATACTTCCTTCTCCTTCCCGTAGAGGAATATCCCCATACAAAGTTTTCATAAAACTACTTTTACCAGTTCCGGTTTTTCCGATGAGATACACAAAATCCCCTTTGTTAATTGTCACGTTAATTTCAGAAAGGATTAAATTCTCTCGTTGGTATATAGAAGCATTTTTTAAATAAAGAACCGAATCTGGCATAGTTTTTTATAATGTTTAATAAGTATCAGTAAAAGTAAAAAGTTTAATGAAAATAGTATAGTTATGAAAATTGTTTTTTTTACTTTTTATTGTGTAGCCCTGTTAAAAAAATGTCAAATGTAATTATCTCTAAAATATTTCGTTATTAAAATGAAGATTACGCTATCTTTAACGCAAAAACCACTCAAGGGATACAATAGTTACTTTTGGATTGTAATACATAACTAAATGAACAAATACATCACTTTGGTGCTTTTTGTGGTAGTCCTGTTTACTACTACTTCTTCAGCACAACAATCTGCCATTTATACCAATGATTTAGTTTTATTTCACCAGGCAATGGAACTGTACAATAATAAGCAGTTTCTGGCAGCTCAAAACCTGTTTGATAAGGTGAAAAGTGAAGTAAAAGACGAAAATATTCAGGCAGATTGTGCATACTATATAGCCAATTGTTCAGTGTGGTTGAATCAAAAAGGAGCTGATACATTAATGGAGGATTTTGTAGAAGAGTACCCTACCAGTGTTAAGCGAAATGCAGCATATCTAGACGTAGCTAGTTATTATTTTGACCATGGAAAATATGCCTATGCCAGAAAGTGGTATGATAAAGTAGATACCAAGAATATGAGTAGATCCGAATTGGAAAAATATAATTTCAATAATGGATATGCATATTTCAAAATTCAACGATTTAATGAAGCAAAAAAATACCTGAATAAAGTTCAGGATTCTGAAAAGTATGGAGCACAGGCAAAATATTATCTGGGATTTATAGCTTATGAAGGAGATAACTATAAGGAGGCAAACGAACTTTTTGATGAGGTGAAAGATTTAAAAGAATACAATAAGAATCTTTCATATTTCCAGAGTGATATGAATTTTAAATCGGGAGATTTTAGAGGTGCAATCAGAGAAGGAATCGCTCAATTACCGACCTCAAAAGCAGCTGAAAAATCGGAGCTTAACAAAATCATTGGCGAGAGTTATTTTAATTTGGAAGAATATGAGAAAGCTATTCCTTATCTCAAAGCTTATAAAGGAAGAAAAGGAAAATGGAGTAATACCGATTATTATCAGTTGGGATATGCATTTTACAAGCAAAAATCATATGAAGAAGCAATCTCAGAGTTTAATAAAATTGTCGATGGACGCAATGCCATTTCACAAAATGCATATTATCATTTGGCAGAATCATATCTGAGAACGGATAAGAAACAGCAGGCATTACATGCTTTTAAGAATGCATCAGAAATGAATTTTGAGCAACAAATAAAGGAAGATGCTGCTTATAATTATGCTAAATTGAGTTATGAGATAGGAAACTCTTATAAAACGACTCCACAAGTACTATTAGGATATTTAAAAGAATACCCGAATTCAGAATATAAAGATGAAATCAATGAGCTGTTGATAAGCTCTTATCTAACATCCAAAAATTATAAAGAAGCAATGGATCTGTTAGAAAGAAGCCGAAACTTTGAGGATAAGAAAGTATACCAAAAAGTAGCATTTTACAGAGCTGTTGAGCTATTCAATGAAGGCGACTATCCAATGGCGATACGTTATTTTGATAAATCATTATCAGAACAACGGGATCCTGTATTTACAGCCAGAGCGATGTATTGGAAAACGGAGTGTCAGTATGTTCTAAATGATTTTGAAGAAGCATTACTGGGATATAAAGAGTTTAAGTCCAATAGCAGCGCTTCTCAATTGGAGGAATTCAGAGATATAGATTATAATCTGGCATATACCTATTTTAAATTAAAAAAATACGAACAAGCGGCTTTTTATTTTGATGTATTTCTGAAACAAGGAAATGCAGATAGTGTAAAAGAAGCAGATAGTTATTTGAGAATGGCAGATTGTCATTTTATATCCAGAAAATACTGGCCCGCTATGGAAGCCTATAATATGGCAATTAAAAAAGGAGGAGCTGATGCAGATTATGCACATTATCAGAAAGCGATTAGTTATGGTTTTGTCAATAAGAATGATCGTAAAATTGAAGACCTGCTGGCGTTTCTGAATAACTATCCGAATTCAGTGTATAAAGATGATGCTTTGTATTCTTTAGGGAATGTGTATATCTCGGAGCAAAAGATTAACAAAGGAATTGCAGCTTATAACAGGATTATATCAGAAACCCCCAAAAGTTCATATGTGGCAAAAGCAATGCTAAAACAGGGATTGGTATACTATAATGAGAATCAGGGAGACAATGCGCTGTCTAAATTTAAAAAAGTGGTAGCAAAATATCCGGGAACAGAAGAAGCAGTCCAGGCAGTTAATACAGCTAGATTAATTTATGTTGATATGGGAAGAACAGATGAATATGCTTCCTGGGTAAAAGGTTTGGGGTTTGTGAATGTAAGTGATGAAGATCTGGATAATACTGTATTTGAAGCAGCAGAAAAACAGTTTCTAGAGAATAATGAGTCTGCTGCTATTCATGGATTTGAGAAATATTTAGCACAGTTTCCAAAAGGACTACACGCTACTAAAAGCCATTATCATCTGGCAGAGTTACTTTTTAAGAAAAAAGAAAAAGAGGCAACCATTCCTCATTACCTATACGTGCTAAATCAGCCTAGAGGTGAATTTACAGAGCAGTCTTTAGCCAGGCTTTCGCAGGTTTATCTAGAAGATAGAAAATATGAAGAAGCCATTCCGGTTCTAGAACGATTGGAAAATACAGGAGACTATCCCCAGAATATCATTTTTGCACAATCAAATCTGATGAAATCCTATTATCAATTAGTGAACTACAGAAAGACCATTTTGTATGCAGAAAAAGTGTTGTCTAACCCCAAAATAGAAAAAGATGTAAAAAATGATGCCCATTTATTTATAGCAAGAGCAGCTTTGCAAACAGCAGATGTGTCGAGAGCCAGAGCAGCTTATAAAGAAGTAGAAAAGAGTGCAACCGGAGAATTAGCCGCAGAAGCATTGTATTACAATGCGTATTTTATACATGAGTCAGGGGAGTACAAAGCATCGAATGAAGTCATTCAGAAACTGGCAAAAGAATATTCCGGTTACCGTTTATATGGGGCAAAGGGATTAGTACTCATGGCAAAGAATTTTTACGCATTAAAAGATGCATATCAGGCAACATATATCTTAGAAAGTGTAATTACTAATTTTTCAGAACTTCAGGATGTGGTAGCAGAAGCTAAAACAACCCTCCAAAAAATTAAAGCAGAAGAATCCAAAACGAATTCATCTATACAAACTGACCAATAATACCTTCAAAAAAAGTAAATAGAAAAGAGTTTTATGATTAAGAATATCCATAAAATAATAGCATTAGTAGGGATAGGGCTTATGAGTTCTGTTGGGATGGCACAAGAAAAAGAAGAAGAAACCATAGGTACAGAGCGGGTCGTGATCGTGAAGGCATATACTCCTACAATCAGTGATGCTTTTAAAATAAAATCAATACCCTCTGTAAAGGATTCGGTAACACAGCAAAAAAAAGAACTTAACTATAGTATTTTTTCAGTACCTGTCGCTTCTACTTTTACACCGGTAAAAGGAAAAGCTGCCGCGATAGAAAAACCAAAACAAGCCAAGTTGTATGATAATTACGCAACCCTTGGTTTTGGAAATTATACATCAGTATTGGCAGAATTTTATAGTAATTTCCAGTTAAATCGTTCTGATAATATGGGGGTGTATCTGCATCATAATTCCTCTCAGGGAGGAATTGATGACTTGGTGTTGGATGATAAGTTTTACAATACCTTTCTCGATCTGAATTATACTTCCAGAACCAGAGATGTGGTTTATGGAATTGAAGCAGGAGGAGAGCATAAATTAATAAACTGGTACGGACTTCCTGCAAATTCTATTCTAACAACAGCACAAATAGATGGAATAGAAGAACAACAAAGCTATTATGGAGTAAAAATAGGGGCTCAACTGGAAATAGAAGATGCCATGCTGAAAAAAGGACAACTAGAGTATCGTTTTTTTGGAGATGCATTTAATACTTCGGAACATCGTTTACAGATAAAACCAACATTCGAATTTGAGGTAGCAGATGAAGTAATCACCACCAAAGTAATAGCTGATTATTTAGGAGGAAGTTTCGAAAGGAATAGAGGTTCATTGTCACAAATACCGAATGAGTATAGTGTTTTTAATATTGGAGTAGCTCCAAGTTTAATTATATTGAGAGATCATCTGTCTGTGCAATTAGGAGCATCAGTATTCTATAGTATGGACATAGAAAACAGTGATAATGATTTCTTTATTTATCCTAATATTACGGCGTCCTATAGGGTGTTAGAAGACGCCGTTATTGCATATGGAGGAATCGAAGGAGGCTTATCTCAAAACTCATATAGAGATGCTGTTATAAAAAACCCATTTGTATCACCTACGTTGTTTTTATCTCCGACAAGTAATCAATTCGATGGATATATTGGTCTTAAAGGAAAATTGTCAGATATGGTTACTTATAACTTTAGAGGAAGTTATATATCAGAAATGGATAAAGCCCTTTTGGTAAATAATCCCAGAACAACGTTGTTACTAGAAGGGTATGATTACGGAAACTCCTTCTCATACCGATATGATGATATGAAGACAATAAAGGCATTTGGAGAAATAGGATTTGCTATCAGTAATAGATTTAAATTGGGAGCATCTGTAACGTATTTTAATTATTCTATGGACAGAGAACAAGAAGCATGGAACCTTCCGGAAATTGAATCTTCGTTAACGATGGATTATCAAATTACAGATCAATGGTCTTTTGGAGCGCAAGTTTTTTATGTAGGAGAGAGAAAAGAGTTGGATCATGCAACTTTGACAATTCCTTCAGTGGCACAATCTGTAGTAGAACTGGATAGCTTTATAGATGCAAATATTAATATAGGGTATAGATTCAATGATAGATTATCGGTATTTGCCAAAGGGAACAATCTTTTGGGAGAAACATATGAAAAGTGGATTAATTATCCAGTTCAGGGAATTCAAGTACTAGGAGGGGCAACCTATAAATTTGACTTTTAATTTTTTTAGCAAATTGAAAAAAGTCTAAATCACTTCAAAGAAAAATATAGGGGGTGGAACCCTATAAAGAAGCAAAATCTTTTGTAGAAGCGTAGTTTTTTGTTTTTAGAATAATAGGATATGGTTATTTTTAGCATATCTATAAACAAACTCTAACTTAAAAATACGCTAATATGAAAAAAATAATGGGGCTTCTTTTGGGAGGTTTATCACTGGTAGCATGCAAACAAGAGAAAGAAAAAGTTGATTTACTAGTTTATAATGCCAATATCCATACAGTTGATTCATTGCTTCCCAAAGCAACAGCTTTTGCAGTAAAAGAAGGTAAGTTTATTGCTGTTGGCGCAAGTCATGATATTCAGGAAAAATACCATGGGATACAGCAATTAGATGTCAAAGGAAAAACGATTGTTCCAGGGCTAATAGATGCACATTGTCATTTTTATGGATTGGGGATGCAGCAGCAAAATGTCGATTTGGTGGGAACCAAAAGTTTTGATGAGGTGGTTGAGCGGGTAGTAGCTTTTCAAAAGAAAAAACAAGTAAAATTTATTAGGGGAAGAGGATGGGATCAGAATGATTGGGAAGTGAAGGAGTATCCGACCAAAGCAATTTTTGATAGCTTGTTTCCAAATATCCCAGTAGTTATCACTAGAGTGGATGGTCATGCTATGCTAGTCAATCAGGCGGCTCTCGATTTGGCAAAAATCACAAAAGACACCAAGGTGTCAGGAGGTGAAATAGTTTTGAAAGACGGAGCGCTAACAGGAGTATTGATCGATAATCCAATGAGTCTTATAGAAGCAATTATTCCCAAACCCAGTAGTAAGGAACAAGCTCAAGGGTTAAAAGAAGCAGAAGCAATTAACTTTAGTTATGGCTTAACTACCGTAGATGATGCAGGGCTGGCACCTGAAGTTATTCAGCTAATAGATAGCTTGCAAAAAACAAAAGAATTGAAGATACGAATCTATGCAATGATTAGTAATACTCCGGAATATGTGGCAACTTATCTAAAAAAAGGACCTTATCGGACGGATGTCCTAAACGTATCGTCTTTTAAAGTATATGGAGATGGTGCTTTGGGATCGAGAGGAGCAGTACTTAAGAAACCATATACTGATCAGGAAAACCATTATGGAGCTATGGTAATCGGAGTTGCCGAGTTCAAAAAATTAGCTCGGAAATTAGCTGCTTCTCCTTTTCAGATGAATACTCATGCTATTGGAGACTCAGCAAATGCAGTGGTAATGAATACCTATTATGAAGTACTGAAAGGGAAGAAAAATCGCCGATGGAGAGTAGAGCATGCACAGGTAGTTGATTCATTAGAGTTTGATATATTAGATGATAATTTAATTATGAGTGTACAGCCAACTCATGCTACCAGTGATATGTACTGGGCAGAGCATAGGTTGGGGACGCATAGAATTAAAGGAGCATATGCTTATAAAACACTTCTTAATAAAACGGGAAAACTAGCCTTAGGAACCGATTACCCGGTAGAACAGGTGAATCCATTTTATACTTTTTATGCAGCGGTAGCAAGAAAAGATTTGCAACAATATCCAAAAGAAGGGTTTTATAAAAATGAAGCCTTGACCAGAGAAGAAGCCTTGAAGGGCATGACATTATGGGCAGCGTATAGCAATTTTGAAGAATACGAAAAAGGAAGTATTACGCAAGGGAAATTTGCTGATTTTGTAATTCTCAATCAGGATATTATGTCGATAACTGAAGATGAAATCCCTGATACAAAGGTGATGTCAACATATTTAGGAGGGGAGAAAGTGTATTGATAAATAACATAAAAAAGACTCCTGATCGAATTTTTTTGATGGCAGGAGTCTTTTCACTAAAACTAAAAAAAGCGTTTTTTTGGCAACTATTTTCAAAATCCAAAATCTGATTATCTATAGTTTTACTGATATCGTGATCTAATTATTTTTGATATTAATATACAGTGCTCTTCTTGGGCTTCCCGGATTAAAAATAGCTCTCATTTTTTCTTTTTGTCCTTTGGTAAACATATGCATGACATCGTCATCAGCATGATTCATGAAATTCATAAACATATCATTGCTTCCACAGGATGTTTGAGGGTGTTTTGGTTTACCGTAATAAATTCTGGATTGTTGTGGGGTATCTTTGACATCGTCAGAAGATGAGCAGTTGAATGCAGTCCCATAAGTGTGTTTAAGTCCCAACCAATGCCCGATTTCATGCGTAGCAGTTCGACCTTTATGCACACCATTTTGTAGTGGAGCTAATGTTCCAAACGCATTGGGGTCAATGGCAATTCCGTCAATTCTCGGATCATCTCCAGGAGCACTGGAGAAGGCATATACTACTTGATTATCTATATCCCTGAAATAAGCAATCCATATATTTAGGTACTGATCGTTTGGCCAGGCATCTTGCCCTCCTTTATCCGTAAAAAAAAGTGCCAGATCTTCTATAGATTCCCCTTCATCTCTTTTTCCATCAAAGCCGGTAACATTTCCCATGGTTCTGATGATTCCTTTAGTAGGTTGTCCTTCCGGGGATGTTGTTGCCAATTTGAATTCTATTTTAATGTCTGCAATAAAAGGTTTGAATTCATCAGGTGTTTTAGAAAGATCTTCATTTTTCATTCTGAAATCCTGATTCAAAACCTTGATTTGCGATTTGATTTTATCATCGCTTATTTCAAAAGGTTCCGGAGCGTAGTTAACTACATGTACCACTACTGGAATGGTAATTATTTCATCTTGCCCCACAGATGTATTGTTGTCTTCTTCAGGGATGGTGCTATCATCGCCAGAACAAGAAATGAGAATACAACTAAGGCTAAAAAAGACAATAGTTATCTTTTTTTTCATAGGATTAGGATAGGTTTATTACATTGCTAAGAGGAGAGATTGTGTATAATGTATACCATACTGACAATCTGGATATCATATGTTTTC contains:
- a CDS encoding uroporphyrinogen decarboxylase, with protein sequence MEETMLVDIVGYFASFMVLISFLMKNIKTLRLVNSIGCIAFIVYGVLLNWSLPIIITNAAIVLINIYYLFVKKA
- a CDS encoding tRNA-binding protein, which produces MENNLSWKEFIHVEMRVGTIISAEEFKEARNPAYKLIIDFGDYGTRKTSAQITDFYSPDQLIGRQVVAVINFPPKQIANMMSECLVLGAVNERKEVTLLHPDMKVKNGERIG
- a CDS encoding O-antigen translocase, encoding MSFSGIGTSVRFVADMIVTKVIALLLGTEGMALLGNLKNAVTSMKTIATLGLFDGVVQKVLVVKDDKEEMKALLSSAYFICFVVTMVLSAWLYFDPVFWNDVIFGKPYDFSYIFKQLGIALSFYGVNVLCTSIVKGFSKYKVYILLNMVGSLLGLFITLILVWEFRLEGAFIAIVLNPAISLFVTIVIISNQKNFAKLLWANRISKKYIKQLAPYAIIGILSGAIFPFVKINIRNQIASLYGMKTAGYWEAMQQISDHYWLFFIGSLTVYISTKLRVRYAKDTFRDVVEAYLKEIMPFVAGCFLIIFVFKKEIISFVLSVDFMPMEAVFKWQLIGDFLKMITLVFSYQLVARGWFMQYVVIELISVAIFYGSSVFLINEYSFVGGAMAYTLYAACTFLFTVLLFKDVFIIRKN
- a CDS encoding cell division ATP-binding protein FtsE, which encodes MPDSVLYLKNASIYQRENLILSEINVTINKGDFVYLIGKTGTGKSSFMKTLYGDIPLREGEGSIVDFDLRALKEKQIPFLRRKLGIVFQDFKLLNDRTVKENLLFILKATGWVDQKAMNSKIDEVLSKVDMKDSGNKFTYQLSGGEQQRVAIARALLNDPELILADEPTGNLDPQTSVEVMEVLQDINKQGNTILMATHDYALLLKYPSKTLKCDGNKVFEVVQRKG
- a CDS encoding tetratricopeptide repeat protein, yielding MNKYITLVLFVVVLFTTTSSAQQSAIYTNDLVLFHQAMELYNNKQFLAAQNLFDKVKSEVKDENIQADCAYYIANCSVWLNQKGADTLMEDFVEEYPTSVKRNAAYLDVASYYFDHGKYAYARKWYDKVDTKNMSRSELEKYNFNNGYAYFKIQRFNEAKKYLNKVQDSEKYGAQAKYYLGFIAYEGDNYKEANELFDEVKDLKEYNKNLSYFQSDMNFKSGDFRGAIREGIAQLPTSKAAEKSELNKIIGESYFNLEEYEKAIPYLKAYKGRKGKWSNTDYYQLGYAFYKQKSYEEAISEFNKIVDGRNAISQNAYYHLAESYLRTDKKQQALHAFKNASEMNFEQQIKEDAAYNYAKLSYEIGNSYKTTPQVLLGYLKEYPNSEYKDEINELLISSYLTSKNYKEAMDLLERSRNFEDKKVYQKVAFYRAVELFNEGDYPMAIRYFDKSLSEQRDPVFTARAMYWKTECQYVLNDFEEALLGYKEFKSNSSASQLEEFRDIDYNLAYTYFKLKKYEQAAFYFDVFLKQGNADSVKEADSYLRMADCHFISRKYWPAMEAYNMAIKKGGADADYAHYQKAISYGFVNKNDRKIEDLLAFLNNYPNSVYKDDALYSLGNVYISEQKINKGIAAYNRIISETPKSSYVAKAMLKQGLVYYNENQGDNALSKFKKVVAKYPGTEEAVQAVNTARLIYVDMGRTDEYASWVKGLGFVNVSDEDLDNTVFEAAEKQFLENNESAAIHGFEKYLAQFPKGLHATKSHYHLAELLFKKKEKEATIPHYLYVLNQPRGEFTEQSLARLSQVYLEDRKYEEAIPVLERLENTGDYPQNIIFAQSNLMKSYYQLVNYRKTILYAEKVLSNPKIEKDVKNDAHLFIARAALQTADVSRARAAYKEVEKSATGELAAEALYYNAYFIHESGEYKASNEVIQKLAKEYSGYRLYGAKGLVLMAKNFYALKDAYQATYILESVITNFSELQDVVAEAKTTLQKIKAEESKTNSSIQTDQ
- a CDS encoding TonB-dependent receptor, with amino-acid sequence MIKNIHKIIALVGIGLMSSVGMAQEKEEETIGTERVVIVKAYTPTISDAFKIKSIPSVKDSVTQQKKELNYSIFSVPVASTFTPVKGKAAAIEKPKQAKLYDNYATLGFGNYTSVLAEFYSNFQLNRSDNMGVYLHHNSSQGGIDDLVLDDKFYNTFLDLNYTSRTRDVVYGIEAGGEHKLINWYGLPANSILTTAQIDGIEEQQSYYGVKIGAQLEIEDAMLKKGQLEYRFFGDAFNTSEHRLQIKPTFEFEVADEVITTKVIADYLGGSFERNRGSLSQIPNEYSVFNIGVAPSLIILRDHLSVQLGASVFYSMDIENSDNDFFIYPNITASYRVLEDAVIAYGGIEGGLSQNSYRDAVIKNPFVSPTLFLSPTSNQFDGYIGLKGKLSDMVTYNFRGSYISEMDKALLVNNPRTTLLLEGYDYGNSFSYRYDDMKTIKAFGEIGFAISNRFKLGASVTYFNYSMDREQEAWNLPEIESSLTMDYQITDQWSFGAQVFYVGERKELDHATLTIPSVAQSVVELDSFIDANINIGYRFNDRLSVFAKGNNLLGETYEKWINYPVQGIQVLGGATYKFDF
- a CDS encoding amidohydrolase gives rise to the protein MKKIMGLLLGGLSLVACKQEKEKVDLLVYNANIHTVDSLLPKATAFAVKEGKFIAVGASHDIQEKYHGIQQLDVKGKTIVPGLIDAHCHFYGLGMQQQNVDLVGTKSFDEVVERVVAFQKKKQVKFIRGRGWDQNDWEVKEYPTKAIFDSLFPNIPVVITRVDGHAMLVNQAALDLAKITKDTKVSGGEIVLKDGALTGVLIDNPMSLIEAIIPKPSSKEQAQGLKEAEAINFSYGLTTVDDAGLAPEVIQLIDSLQKTKELKIRIYAMISNTPEYVATYLKKGPYRTDVLNVSSFKVYGDGALGSRGAVLKKPYTDQENHYGAMVIGVAEFKKLARKLAASPFQMNTHAIGDSANAVVMNTYYEVLKGKKNRRWRVEHAQVVDSLEFDILDDNLIMSVQPTHATSDMYWAEHRLGTHRIKGAYAYKTLLNKTGKLALGTDYPVEQVNPFYTFYAAVARKDLQQYPKEGFYKNEALTREEALKGMTLWAAYSNFEEYEKGSITQGKFADFVILNQDIMSITEDEIPDTKVMSTYLGGEKVY
- a CDS encoding M43 family zinc metalloprotease → MKKKITIVFFSLSCILISCSGDDSTIPEEDNNTSVGQDEIITIPVVVHVVNYAPEPFEISDDKIKSQIKVLNQDFRMKNEDLSKTPDEFKPFIADIKIEFKLATTSPEGQPTKGIIRTMGNVTGFDGKRDEGESIEDLALFFTDKGGQDAWPNDQYLNIWIAYFRDIDNQVVYAFSSAPGDDPRIDGIAIDPNAFGTLAPLQNGVHKGRTATHEIGHWLGLKHTYGTAFNCSSSDDVKDTPQQSRIYYGKPKHPQTSCGSNDMFMNFMNHADDDVMHMFTKGQKEKMRAIFNPGSPRRALYINIKNN